From Toxorhynchites rutilus septentrionalis strain SRP chromosome 2, ASM2978413v1, whole genome shotgun sequence, a single genomic window includes:
- the LOC129769730 gene encoding syntaxin-1A isoform X1, with protein sequence MTKDRLAALQAAQSDDEDMPEDVAVPVEGSFMEDFFNDVGEIREMIDKIQANVEEVKKKHSAILSAPQSDEKTKQELEDLMADIKKTANRVRGKLKGIEQNIEQEEQNKQSNADLRIRKTQHSTLSRKFVEVMTEYNRTQTDYRERCKGRIQRQLEITGRATTNEELEEMLEQGNSAVFTQGIIMETQQAKQTLADIEARHADIIKLENSIRELHDMFMDMAMLVESQGEMIDRIEYHVEHAMDYVQTATQDTKKALKYQSKARRKKVMIAVCVAITLIVLIVLLAIHLS encoded by the exons GCGCAAAGCGATGACGAGGACATGCCCGAAGATGTGGCCGTGCCGGTGGAGGGCAGCTTTATGGAGGATTTCTTCAACGACGTGGGCGAAATCCGGGAAATGATCGACAAAATCCAGGCAAACGTGGAGGAGGTGAAGAAAAAACACAGTGCCATTCTGTCGGCCCCACAATCGGATGAGA AAACGAAACAAGAACTCGAAGACCTTATGGCCGACATTAAAAAAACTGCCAACAGAGTAAGAGGGAAACTTAAG GGTATCGAACAGAACATTGAGCAGGAGGAACAGAATAAACAGTCCAATGCCGATCTTAGGATACGGAAGACACAACACTCGACGCTTTCGCGTAAGTTCGTCGAGGTTATGACCGAGTACAATCGGACCCAGACTGATTACCGAGAGCGGTGCAAAGGAAGAATACAACGACAATTGGAAATTA CGGGTAGAGCAACGACAAACGAGGAGCTAGAGGAAATGTTGGAGCAGGGAAATTCTGCCGTTTTTACGCAAGGG ATTATAATGGAAACCCAACAAGCTAAACAAACGCTCGCCGATATCGAGGCACGGCATGCAGATATTATTAAACTGGAAAATTCAATTAGGGAACTACATGACATGTTCATGGATATGGCAATGCTGGTCGAGAGTCAG GGTGAAATGATTGATCGTATAGAATATCATGTTGAACATGCAATGGATTATGTCCAAACAGCGACACAAGACACAAAGAAAGCGCTTAAATATCAAAGCAAAGCCCGCCGG AAAAAAGTAATGATTGCCGTGTGCGTTGCGATAACACTCATCGTTTTAATAGTCCTGCTAGCAATCCACCTATCTTAA
- the LOC129769730 gene encoding syntaxin-1A isoform X2 has protein sequence MTKDRLAALQAAQSDDEDMPEDVAVPVEGSFMEDFFNDVGEIREMIDKIQANVEEVKKKHSAILSAPQSDEKTKQELEDLMADIKKTANRVRGKLKGIEQNIEQEEQNKQSNADLRIRKTQHSTLSRKFVEVMTEYNRTQTDYRERCKGRIQRQLEITGRATTNEELEEMLEQGNSAVFTQGIIMETQQAKQTLADIEARHADIIKLENSIRELHDMFMDMAMLVESQGDLVDRIEYHVEQGGQYVAQGQQQLVEASKYMSKARKKKVMIAVCVAITLIVLIVLLAIHLS, from the exons GCGCAAAGCGATGACGAGGACATGCCCGAAGATGTGGCCGTGCCGGTGGAGGGCAGCTTTATGGAGGATTTCTTCAACGACGTGGGCGAAATCCGGGAAATGATCGACAAAATCCAGGCAAACGTGGAGGAGGTGAAGAAAAAACACAGTGCCATTCTGTCGGCCCCACAATCGGATGAGA AAACGAAACAAGAACTCGAAGACCTTATGGCCGACATTAAAAAAACTGCCAACAGAGTAAGAGGGAAACTTAAG GGTATCGAACAGAACATTGAGCAGGAGGAACAGAATAAACAGTCCAATGCCGATCTTAGGATACGGAAGACACAACACTCGACGCTTTCGCGTAAGTTCGTCGAGGTTATGACCGAGTACAATCGGACCCAGACTGATTACCGAGAGCGGTGCAAAGGAAGAATACAACGACAATTGGAAATTA CGGGTAGAGCAACGACAAACGAGGAGCTAGAGGAAATGTTGGAGCAGGGAAATTCTGCCGTTTTTACGCAAGGG ATTATAATGGAAACCCAACAAGCTAAACAAACGCTCGCCGATATCGAGGCACGGCATGCAGATATTATTAAACTGGAAAATTCAATTAGGGAACTACATGACATGTTCATGGATATGGCAATGCTGGTCGAGAGTCAG GGCGATCTGGTGGACCGAATTGAGTACCATGTGGAGCAGGGCGGGCAGTATGTAGCCCAGGGTCAACAGCAGCTGGTTGAGGCGAGCAAATACATGTCCAAAGCAAGAAAG AAAAAAGTAATGATTGCCGTGTGCGTTGCGATAACACTCATCGTTTTAATAGTCCTGCTAGCAATCCACCTATCTTAA
- the LOC129769730 gene encoding syntaxin-1A isoform X3, translating into MTKDRLAALQAAQSDDEDMPEDVAVPVEGSFMEDFFNDVGEIREMIDKIQANVEEVKKKHSAILSAPQSDEKTKQELEDLMADIKKTANRVRGKLKGIEQNIEQEEQNKQSNADLRIRKTQHSTLSRKFVEVMTEYNRTQTDYRERCKGRIQRQLEITGRATTNEELEEMLEQGNSAVFTQGIIMETQQAKQTLADIEARHADIIKLENSIRELHDMFMDMAMLVESQGEMIDRIEYHVEHAMDYVQTATQDTKKALKYQSKARRKKIMILICLTVLGLIAASYVSSYFM; encoded by the exons GCGCAAAGCGATGACGAGGACATGCCCGAAGATGTGGCCGTGCCGGTGGAGGGCAGCTTTATGGAGGATTTCTTCAACGACGTGGGCGAAATCCGGGAAATGATCGACAAAATCCAGGCAAACGTGGAGGAGGTGAAGAAAAAACACAGTGCCATTCTGTCGGCCCCACAATCGGATGAGA AAACGAAACAAGAACTCGAAGACCTTATGGCCGACATTAAAAAAACTGCCAACAGAGTAAGAGGGAAACTTAAG GGTATCGAACAGAACATTGAGCAGGAGGAACAGAATAAACAGTCCAATGCCGATCTTAGGATACGGAAGACACAACACTCGACGCTTTCGCGTAAGTTCGTCGAGGTTATGACCGAGTACAATCGGACCCAGACTGATTACCGAGAGCGGTGCAAAGGAAGAATACAACGACAATTGGAAATTA CGGGTAGAGCAACGACAAACGAGGAGCTAGAGGAAATGTTGGAGCAGGGAAATTCTGCCGTTTTTACGCAAGGG ATTATAATGGAAACCCAACAAGCTAAACAAACGCTCGCCGATATCGAGGCACGGCATGCAGATATTATTAAACTGGAAAATTCAATTAGGGAACTACATGACATGTTCATGGATATGGCAATGCTGGTCGAGAGTCAG GGTGAAATGATTGATCGTATAGAATATCATGTTGAACATGCAATGGATTATGTCCAAACAGCGACACAAGACACAAAGAAAGCGCTTAAATATCAAAGCAAAGCCCGCCGG AAGAAGATCATGATCCTGATATGTCTTACTGTACTCGGCCTTATCGCGGCCTCATACGTCAGTAGCTACTTTATGTAA